A genomic stretch from Microtus pennsylvanicus isolate mMicPen1 chromosome 11, mMicPen1.hap1, whole genome shotgun sequence includes:
- the Krtap17-1 gene encoding keratin-associated protein 17-1, which produces MGCCPGDCFNCCSQEQDCCEECCCQQGCCGCCGSCCGSCCGCGGSGCGGSGCGGSGCGSGCCGSSCCGSGCGGCGGCGGCGGCGGCGGCGGSCCGSGCCGSGCCGPVCCQPTPVCETK; this is translated from the coding sequence ATGGGGTGCTGCCCGGGAGACTGCTTCAACTGCTGCTCCCAGGAACAAGACTGCTGTGAGGAGTGTTGCTGCCAGCAGGGCTGCTGTGGTTGCTGCGGCTCCTGCTGTGGCTCCTGCTGTGGCTGTGGAGGCTCTGGCTGTGGAGGCTCTGGCTGTGGAGGCTCTGGCTGCGGATCTGGCTGCTGTGGGTCTAGCTGCTGTGGATCTGGCTGTGGGGGCTGCGGAGGCTGCGGAGGCTGCGGAGGTTGTGGAGGCTGCGGGGGATGCGGAGGCAGCTGCTGTGGCTCCGGCTGCTGTGGCTCCGGATGCTGTGGTCCAGTGTGCTGTCAGCCCACACCTGTTTGTGAAACGAAATGA
- the Krtap16-1 gene encoding keratin-associated protein 16-1 yields MSGCCCSRKCPSLPAVSLCSTEVSCGGPICLPSSCRSQTWQLVTCEDSCGSSGCGSQCCQPMCCEATVCEPSCSAGSCCQPVCCEATVCEPSCSLSACAQPVCCEATICEPSCSLSACAQPVCCEITMCQPSCSVSSCQPVCCEATPCQPVLCLPASCQPVICEPSCCSALCTVPASCQPMVCEPVVCEPVVCEPACCQPVCPTPSCCPSVCSAASSCQPDCSDSSPCEPPCSESSACQPAACMALMCEPVCLRPVCCVQSPCEPPCGSSSCQDSSCCVSSICQPVCSEPSPCLPSVCVPSSCQPSCYIVKRCRSVSCEPSSCPSTSCQPLSCRPGSSASALCQPACPPRTYYIPSSCKPPCSPVSCRPICRPICSGPITFRQPYVTSITYRPACYRSCYSILRRPSCLTSYSYRPVCSRQPCTDSDNSKRECDKSTSNPTDCADSTPGKTEVADETPCQPSDTKPASPITREAAAPQSAANKPADR; encoded by the coding sequence atgtctggctgCTGCTGTTCTAGGAAATGCCCCTCCCTTCCAGCCGTCTCTCTCTGCTCTACTGAAGTGAGCTGTGGAGGACCCATCTGCCTACCCAGCTCCTGCCGGAGCCAGACATGGCAGCTGGTGACTTGTGAGGACAGCTGTGGGTCATCCGGCTGTGGCTCACAATGCTGCCAGCCGATGTGCTGCGAGGCCACCGTCTGTGAACCTTCTTGCTCAGCGGGCAGTTGCTGTCAACCTGTGTGCTGCGAGGCCACTGTTTGCGAGCCTTCTTGCTCTCTGAGCGCCTGTGCTCAACCTGTGTGCTGCGAGGCCACCATCTGTGAGCCTTCCTGCTCTCTGAGCGCCTGTGCTCAACCTGTGTGCTGTGAGATCACCATGTGCCAGCCTTCTTGCTCCGTGAGCAGCTGCCAGCCTGTGTGTTGTGAGGCTACACCCTGCCAGCCAGTTCTCTGCCTGCCCGCATCCTGCCAGCCAGTGATCTGTGAGCCTAGCTGTTGCTCAGCTCTCTGTACTGTGCCTGCTTCCTGTCAACCGATGGTCTGTGAGCCTGTGGTCTGTGAGCCTGTGGTTTGTGAACCTGCTTGCTGCCAGCCGGTGTGCCCGACGCCTAGCTGCTGTCCGTCCGTCTGCTCTGCCGCCAGTAGCTGCCAGCCAGACTGCTCTGACTCCAGTCCCTGTGAGCCACCTTGCTCAGAGTCTAGTGCTTGTCAGCCAGCCGCCTGTATGGCTCTCATGTGTGAGCCTGTCTGTCTCCGTCCTGTCTGCTGTGTTCAGAGCccttgtgagccaccgtgtggctCTAGCAGCTGCCAAGATTCCTCATGCTGTGTCTCCAGTATTTGCCAACCTGTCTGCTCTGAGCCTAGTCCTTGCCTACCATCGGTGTGTGTGCCTAGCTCATGTCAACCTTCCTGCTACATAGTCAAACGCTGCCGTTCTGTGAGCTGTGAGCCGTCTTCCTGCCCATCTACCTCCTGCCAACCTCTCTCCTGCCGTCCGGGGTCCTCTGCATCTGCCCTCTGCCAACCAGCTTGCCCCCCGCGAACTTACTACATACCCAGTTCCTGCAAGCCGCCTTGCAGTCCAGTTTCCTGTCGCCCCATCTGCCGCCCCATCTGTTCTGGACCCATCACCTTCAGGCAGCCATATGTGACCTCCATCACTTACCGCCCTGCCTGCTACCGCTCCTGCTATTCCATCCTGCGCCGCCCCAGCTGCCTGACTTCTTACTCTTACCGCCCTGTCTGCTCCCGCCAGCCTTGCACCGATTCTGACAACTCCAAGCGTGAGTGCGATAAGTCGACTTCCAACCCAACCGACTGTGCTGACTCAACACCAGGCAAGACGGAAGTCGCAGACGAGACTCCCTGCCAACCCTCTGATACTAAACCTGCCAGCCCGATCACCCGTGAGGCTGCAGCCCCCCAGTCTGCTGCCAACAAGCCTGCTGACCGCTGA
- the Krtap29-1 gene encoding keratin-associated protein 29-1: protein MTDSHSPGNPKTVPSVPTISTCSIAGSIRNAIRLPSSCQSRTWQLVTHQENCELPNSAPVISAPVSCPSTCFPETSCVGFVCQPIGSPTACCAPDTGGTPLPAAPCQPSCLESAGCHTSCGDNSPCQQSSGRRPACTPGSCHTACDTSAYRDDGSCQPPCSEATPCAEAPCLPASCEAGSCQPTCCQGGSHHPVKGECQLCKSVYYQPICYLLESCQSAPCMPLSCQPLTCMLSSCSQTCCVSSCQPHPCPPAPSIAFICQPVVPCQSPCCVKSNSKSASCAGRPFCGGPPAHQSGCPSPSCLPPCCVTGLGKPSGSGSGCCPPSSPNVCQGGTSVSTS from the coding sequence ATGACAGACAGTCACTCTCCTGGAAATCCCAAGACTGTCCCATCTGTGCCCACCATCTCCACATGCTCCATTGCTGGCAGCATTAGAAATGCTATCCGTCTGCCCAGCTCCTGCCAGAGTAGGACGTGGCAACTGGTTACACATCAAGAAAACTGCGAACTACCCAACAGTGCCCCAGTTATCTCTGCACCTGTTTCTTGTCCATCTACCTGCTTTCCAGAGACTTCctgtgtgggttttgtttgcCAACCCATAGGCTCACCCACGGCCTGCTGTGCACCCGACACGGGTGGGACTCCTCTTCCAGCTGCCCCATGCCAGCCCTCCTGTTTGGAATCTGCTGGATGTCACACGTCGTGCGGCGATAACAGCCCCTGCCAGCAGAGCTCTGGCCGGAGACCTGCCTGCACACCAGGGTCATGCCACACAGCCTGTGACACATCAGCCTACCGTGATGATGGATCCTGCCAGCCACCCTGCTCTGAAGCAACTCCCTGTGCTGAAGCCCCGTGCCTACCAGCTAGTTGTGAGGCTGGTTCGTGCCAACCAACCTGCTGCCAAGGAGGGTCGCATCACCCCGTTAAAGGTGAATGTCAGCTCTGCAAGTCAGTTTATTATCAACCTATCTGCTATCTTCTCGAGTCCTGCCAGTCAGCTCCCTGCATGCCTCTCTCCTGCCAGCCATTAACTTGCATGCTCAGTTCTTGCAGTCAAACTTGTTGTGTGTCCTCTTGCCAGCCGCATCCCTGTCCACCAGCACCTTCAATCGCCTTCATCTGTCAGCCAGTGGTTCCCTGCCAGTCCCCCTGTTGTGTCAAGAGCAACAGTAAATCGGCTTCATGTGCTGGCCGGCCATTTTGTGGTGGACCCCCTGCCCATCAGAGCGGCTGCCCGTCTCCTTCTTGCCTGCCCCCTTGCTGTGTGACTGGTTTAGGAAAACCTTCCGGCAGTGGCTCCGGTTGCTGTCCACCATCTTCTCCAAATGTGTGCCAAGGGGGCACCAGCGTGTCCACTTCCTGA